Part of the Ruegeria sp. THAF33 genome, GGTGCCACCCAGCTCGGCGAAATCAAGATATGATGAGTGCTCGGTCTTGGGATCCAATTGCCGTAGACTTTTGTGAAGTGGCTTCCGGTGTTCTAGAATGTATTCGAATGAGCTGCCGACATACCCATCCGTCAGCATGGTCTCATGTGTTACGTCATAGCTTTCGGTGCCATCCGGTGTCCAAACGATCCCCCATGCAATCAGCAGCGGATTGGCGAAACGCTGACCGATATTGACCCGCCAGAGCGGCACACCCGCCTCGATCAGAGACGAACAGAAATATGACACCACTTTTTCCGGGTCATCCGAACGACGCCCCTCGGCAATCATCCAATTGGTCAGTTGGGCAATAGCATCCATTGTTTAAAACCAATCGCTTAGATAAGATCGTCAAGAATTTGGGTTCAGCGTTCGATCATATTATTCTAGACTTTTTCTTACCCCGTCCAAGCCTGCTGTTCGGTCCACAGTTATCGGCCGTAAGCGCCGGCCAAGCCACACGCAGACCTTCCTGGATACGTTTTGCCAGCCTTGTCATCAATTTGAATGAATCTTGGAAAAAGTCCGGCGTCACTTTCGAAATCCCTTTGAACGCCTTGTCGCGCGCTGGTTGCACGAGGCCGCTCTGGCTATTGATTTATTAGCGCGCGCAAAGAATATGTAAATCTATGATAAGTTCACGACGAACAAAACCAGCAGGCAGACTGGCATGACCAAGATAAAGAATATGGAAGAGTTTGCAGCGCTCAGCGGCATCTCGCGCCCGACGGTATCCAAATACTTTCACGATCCCGACAGCGTTCGCCCCACGACGCGGGCCCGAATCGAAGAGGCGCTGGAACGGTTCGACTATCGCCCCAACATTTACGCGGTGAACCAGAACCGGAAGCTTACCAAGAATATCGGTATCGTCGTACCGTATCTGGCCGATCCGTTCTTTGCTGAAATCGCACGCTATCTGGAACAAAGCTGTATCGCGGCCGGATACCGTCCGTTCCTGTTCAGCTCTCATGGTGAACAAAAGCTGGAAAACGAAATTCTGGACGGGTTGCAATCCATGAAGCCGGCAGGTGTACTTTTGGCGCCTCTCGGACGCGTTTCGGACAGATCAGCAATAGAGAAATTCTGCGCCAATGTTCCGACGATCTTATTTGACAGTAATCTCGATGGTTTGGGGGCTGCATTCGTTGGTTCTGATAACTTCAGTTTTGTTTCGCAAACCGTCGAATACATGACCCGCACTGGTGAACCGCCCTCGTTTTTTGAAATGCGCACACCTGCGAACCCAAACGCCAACAAGCGGAGGAAAGCCTATATCAAAGTGATGGAACGTCTTGGGCTCGAGCCGCATATAATCAAAGTTGAAGGCAAAGGCTGGGCGTTTGAAGAAATCGGCCAAAGAGGGGCGCTGAAAGTTCTGGAAGAACGCGGTTTGCGAACCGACTCGGTACTATGCAGCAATGATCGACTGGCCATTGGCTTTCTTGCAGCTTGCTACAAACAGGGGATTCGCGTCGGTCGTGATGACAGTTGCGCGCTGCGCGTGGCCTCAAATGATGACCATCCCTTCGCGCAGTTCACTTGCCCATCCCTTACAACGGCGGCTCATGACTATGACAATGTTGCCGGTCGCAGCGTCGAAACCCTGTTTCAACTCATTGAAAGTGGAGGGAAATTCAAGACGCGATCAGAAACGTTGTTTCCCGCAAGACTGGTTTTGAGGGATTCCGCGTAACCTACAACTTTTAACGCGCGTAAAGTTTTTATTGACGCCGCGACAATTTACACACTACTTTCTGTGTACGGCATCCAAGCTCAGGGAGGACAAGGATGTATTTGAAGAACGCACTTCGTGCGGCGACGGCATTAACCTTTGTCGCAACGGCCGCGGCCCATGCAGAAACGATCACGATCGCAACCGTCAATAATGGCGACATGATTCGGATGCAGGGCTATACCGACAACTTTACCGAGGCGACTGGTATCGACGTGGAATGGGTGACGCTGGAGGAGAACGTCTTGCGTCAGCGTGTTACCACCGACATCACCACCAAGGGCGGTCAGTTCGATATCATGACCATCGGCATGTACGAAACGCCGATCTGGGGCGCGAATGGCTGGTTGGTTCCTTTGGATGGACTGTCAGAGGAATATGATGTCGGCGATCTGCTTCCTGCGATGGCGGGTGGCCTGAGCCATGAAGGCAC contains:
- a CDS encoding LacI family DNA-binding transcriptional regulator: MTKIKNMEEFAALSGISRPTVSKYFHDPDSVRPTTRARIEEALERFDYRPNIYAVNQNRKLTKNIGIVVPYLADPFFAEIARYLEQSCIAAGYRPFLFSSHGEQKLENEILDGLQSMKPAGVLLAPLGRVSDRSAIEKFCANVPTILFDSNLDGLGAAFVGSDNFSFVSQTVEYMTRTGEPPSFFEMRTPANPNANKRRKAYIKVMERLGLEPHIIKVEGKGWAFEEIGQRGALKVLEERGLRTDSVLCSNDRLAIGFLAACYKQGIRVGRDDSCALRVASNDDHPFAQFTCPSLTTAAHDYDNVAGRSVETLFQLIESGGKFKTRSETLFPARLVLRDSA